The genomic stretch aaaaaattgcaggAATGGAGAAATTCAGATCATCTTTTAGAACCATGGCTCCAGTTCCTTATCAAGGCACCACCACCTCTACATATTTTCATCAACATGTTCCCCACTACGCATTCCCACAATCAGCATATGGGTAAACAAATAGATTCAAGGAACAGaaaaattactttctttttcataattaattatatgtatcTGCATAATTTTTAGCCACTTACTGTCTTCTAAATGTTTTACCTTCAACATTCAGGTATCCTTATTACCCACAAGACATGTTTCCGAtggttagttttttatttttcatttttcatcttTCCTGAAAAAGCTTTTAACTTTTCACTCTTGCTCACAAATTCTTGACTTAGCAGTCATTGAGacatataattcaaaattgataatgttgatgattttttttttttttttttattataagtaattcaatgtAGGGCATCGTTCTAGCACAcagaaaatatacaagagaatgtATATGGCAGGCAGCAGTTGTATCTTGATTCTTGCACAATATTGACAAATTCTTGATCACAGCAACTTTTGATTTATAATCATTACACTGCCTGATGAcaacttttttcatttgaatttacTGGTGTTTGTGCAGAACTATTACAATGCATATGGTGGTGGCCAACAGTTGCCATCTTATTACGCCTTTGTAGCAGCCGGGTCTCCTGAAGCCTATAATTACTATCCCTTCCATGCCCAATATGGACATGAAAGTCCTCTGCAAATCCCCAAAACAACACAACATCCTTATTTGCCTCCCACGTCATCAGTTTCCCCATCTACCACTGCAACTGGTTGAGTCTCTTAACTTCTACTGCATAATTTTATGATGACTTAAATTTTCTTGAAACCACTCTTATTCATGAATGCAGCAATACCAGGCCCCCCAGCAGCAATTGCTGCCGCAGGAGTGCCAGGAACAGAAACAGCCTCTGAACAGAATTCATCAGCATAATTTGAATGACAGAAAGTTATTACGTTACAAGAGTAGAAGAGtccaacagaaaaaaaaaaaaaaaatgcagaaaggATTACAAAGGATCATAGATCATAGCAGATTAAAGAAAGGAACagtttttcattatatattcGTTTCCAACATTCCTGAGCAGGTGGGTTTGCTGGGAAAAAGTAAACAAGCATAGAAGACACTAGATATAGTTCATTACACAGGCATTTTGCATGTCAGTctagtgtttttttctttttgacttgCAATGGATTACTACAAGTatctagatttaattttaatacaCATTTTTAGATCCATAATCTCCATCAGGATATTGCTTTCACATCCCTGATCTTCATATTTGTTAGTTTACTCAATATACAATTTTATCCTGTAAGCAGTAAGTTGAAGGCCGACAAATTAAGGGTGTCTTGTTCAAAGGAATTCTCCACACGTAAACGTTTCTTTCCAGTCACTTTCCTTCGACGCCTTTTCTGCTCTGGAAATTTCCTTTTGGATTTGGTATGTTTGTCCGAATCCAATGAGGGAGTGGCATGCGTAGGCCTTTTGTGATCAAACTTGTACGAGTTTTGTTTATAATTCGTTACAAACTCTGGAAAAAAAGAAGTACTACACTCCATCTCTTCCACAACAAATCCAAACATTTCCAACATCAAGCAGCATCTTCATAATAATATCCAACTATCAAAAAACTGACGCCGTAGAGATTTAAGATCGAGGAAAAAATAGTAGGCATTCGAGGTGCACAGAGAGTAAATCTTCtctagaaaatgataaattattattaaacttcGAATTATCAATTTAGCCCACAAGCCCATCTTAAATAGCTAACCAAGAACTAAAATTACCAACAATTACCAAGATCTAAAATCCCCCCTAAAAc from Corylus avellana chromosome ca1, CavTom2PMs-1.0 encodes the following:
- the LOC132190697 gene encoding uncharacterized protein LOC132190697, whose translation is MSQQRQNKMVGANNAAHVGDTTRTKIFVGGLAWQTQRDSLQRYFEQFGEIQEAVVILDKNSGRSKGYGFVTFKDPESAIRACQDKSPHIDGRTANCNLAALGAQKNYPSTTPQRGMEKFRSSFRTMAPVPYQGTTTSTYFHQHVPHYAFPQSAYGYPYYPQDMFPMNYYNAYGGGQQLPSYYAFVAAGSPEAYNYYPFHAQYGHESPLQIPKTTQHPYLPPTSSVSPSTTATAIPGPPAAIAAAGVPGTETASEQNSSA